The following proteins come from a genomic window of Panthera leo isolate Ple1 chromosome E2, P.leo_Ple1_pat1.1, whole genome shotgun sequence:
- the LOC122208647 gene encoding galectin-7-like isoform X1, producing the protein MDGGPWGPSVLGGSSLTVFRILSSTEGAGGGRGTLSPSSHTHHHACRPSVPAMAGSSNVPHKTSLPEGIRVGTVMRIRGVVPEKAGRFYVNLLCGEGPGGEAALHFNPRLDESTVVFNSLEQGTWGREERGSGIPFQHGQPFDVLLIATEEGFKAVVGDAEYHHFRYRIPPARVRLLEVGGDLQLQSVKIF; encoded by the exons ATGGATGGTGGCCCCTGGGGGCCCTCTGTCCTTGGTGGTTCGTCCTTAACTGTCTTCAGGATTCTTAGCTCAACGGAGGGGGCAGGCGGTGGACGGGGAACCCTCA GTCCCAGCAGCCATACCCACCACCACGCCTGTCGCCCCAGCGTCCCAGCCATGGCGGGAAGCTCT AACGTGCCCCACAAGACGTCGCTGCCCGAGGGCATCCGGGTGGGCACCGTGATGAGGATTCGCGGCGTCGTCCCGGAAAAGGCCGGCAG GTTCTATGTGAACCTGCTGTGCGGCGAGGGGCCGGGCGGGGAGGCTGCCCTCCATTTCAACCCGCGGCTGGACGAGTCCACGGTGGTCTTCAACAGCCtggagcagggcacctggggccGGGAGGAGCGCGGCTCAGGCATTCCCTTCCAGCATGGGCAGCCCTTCGACGTGCTCCTCATCGCCACCGAAGAAGGGTTCAAG GCGGTGGTCGGCGACGCGGAGTACCACCACTTCCGCTACCGGATCCCGCCGGCGCGCGTGCGCCTCCTGGAGGTGGGCGGGGACCTGCAGCTGCAGTCGGTGAAGATCTTCTGA
- the LOC122208647 gene encoding galectin-7-like isoform X2 — translation MAGSSNVPHKTSLPEGIRVGTVMRIRGVVPEKAGRFYVNLLCGEGPGGEAALHFNPRLDESTVVFNSLEQGTWGREERGSGIPFQHGQPFDVLLIATEEGFKAVVGDAEYHHFRYRIPPARVRLLEVGGDLQLQSVKIF, via the exons ATGGCGGGAAGCTCT AACGTGCCCCACAAGACGTCGCTGCCCGAGGGCATCCGGGTGGGCACCGTGATGAGGATTCGCGGCGTCGTCCCGGAAAAGGCCGGCAG GTTCTATGTGAACCTGCTGTGCGGCGAGGGGCCGGGCGGGGAGGCTGCCCTCCATTTCAACCCGCGGCTGGACGAGTCCACGGTGGTCTTCAACAGCCtggagcagggcacctggggccGGGAGGAGCGCGGCTCAGGCATTCCCTTCCAGCATGGGCAGCCCTTCGACGTGCTCCTCATCGCCACCGAAGAAGGGTTCAAG GCGGTGGTCGGCGACGCGGAGTACCACCACTTCCGCTACCGGATCCCGCCGGCGCGCGTGCGCCTCCTGGAGGTGGGCGGGGACCTGCAGCTGCAGTCGGTGAAGATCTTCTGA